In one Pseudomonas fitomaticsae genomic region, the following are encoded:
- the leuC gene encoding 3-isopropylmalate dehydratase large subunit has translation MPSPRTLYQKHIDSHTVCTLDDQGHVLLYIDRQVANEYTSPQAFSGLRDARRTVWRPAATLAVVDHVNPTAPKRIATMPDAGGARQVSYFEENCRDFGIELFDVLDKRQGIEHVVAPEQGFILPGMVVAAGDSHTTTYGALGAFGFGIGTSEIEHLLATQTLVYKRLKTLRVTVNGELAEGVTSKDIIMALIEKIGASGATGYAIEFTGPAISALSVEARMTICNMAVEAGARGAFMAPDDKVFAYLQLKPRAPKGKIWEQAVERWKTLHSDHGAVFDREVSLDVAALEPMVTWGTSPDQASPVSGHVPDPAAQPDPILRQGLQRALDYMGLTPGMPLNEVTISHAFIGSCTNARIEDLRDVARVVRGKRVAAHVRAMIVPGSTLVRNQAEDEGLAQIFLDAGFEWRQSGCSMCLAMNDDVLAPGDRCASSTNRNFEGRQGAGARTHLMSPAMVAAAAISGHLTDVRTVALEA, from the coding sequence ATGCCCAGCCCGAGAACGCTGTACCAGAAGCATATCGACAGTCACACCGTCTGCACCCTCGACGATCAGGGCCACGTGCTGCTTTACATCGACCGCCAGGTCGCCAACGAATACACCAGCCCGCAAGCCTTCAGCGGCCTGCGCGATGCCCGGCGCACGGTGTGGCGGCCCGCAGCGACACTGGCGGTGGTCGATCATGTGAACCCCACCGCACCAAAACGCATCGCGACCATGCCTGACGCCGGGGGCGCGCGTCAGGTGTCGTACTTCGAAGAAAACTGCCGCGACTTCGGCATCGAGCTGTTCGATGTACTGGATAAACGCCAAGGCATAGAACATGTCGTGGCGCCGGAACAGGGCTTCATTTTGCCGGGTATGGTGGTCGCGGCCGGCGACAGCCACACCACCACTTACGGCGCGCTGGGCGCCTTCGGTTTCGGCATCGGCACTTCGGAAATCGAGCACCTGCTGGCGACACAGACGCTGGTCTACAAACGCCTGAAAACCCTGCGGGTGACGGTCAACGGCGAGCTGGCCGAGGGCGTCACGTCCAAGGACATCATCATGGCGCTGATTGAAAAAATCGGTGCTTCCGGCGCCACCGGTTACGCCATCGAGTTCACCGGCCCGGCCATCAGCGCTCTCAGCGTCGAGGCGCGCATGACCATCTGCAACATGGCCGTCGAGGCCGGCGCCCGGGGTGCGTTCATGGCGCCGGACGACAAGGTGTTCGCTTACCTGCAACTGAAGCCGCGAGCGCCCAAGGGCAAGATCTGGGAGCAGGCCGTCGAGCGCTGGAAAACCCTGCACAGCGACCATGGCGCGGTGTTCGATCGTGAAGTCAGCCTCGACGTCGCCGCGCTGGAGCCGATGGTGACCTGGGGCACCAGCCCCGATCAGGCCTCGCCGGTCAGCGGACACGTGCCGGACCCGGCCGCCCAGCCCGATCCGATCCTGCGTCAGGGCTTGCAGCGCGCCCTCGACTATATGGGCCTGACGCCCGGCATGCCGCTGAACGAAGTGACGATCAGCCATGCCTTCATCGGTTCCTGCACCAATGCGCGGATCGAAGATTTGCGCGATGTCGCCCGTGTGGTACGCGGCAAGCGTGTGGCGGCTCACGTGCGGGCGATGATCGTTCCCGGCTCGACGCTGGTGCGCAATCAGGCCGAGGACGAAGGCCTGGCGCAGATCTTTCTCGACGCCGGTTTCGAGTGGCGGCAATCGGGCTGCTCGATGTGCCTGGCGATGAACGACGACGTGCTCGCGCCGGGTGATCGCTGCGCGTCCAGCACCAATCGCAACTTCGAAGGCCGTCAGGGCGCCGGTGCGCGCACCCACCTGATGAGCCCGGCGATGGTCGCCGCCGCCGCCATCAGCGGCCATTTGACTGACGTGCGCACCGTCGCGCTGGAGGCTTGA
- a CDS encoding LysR substrate-binding domain-containing protein, translating to MLDLNDLQYFVMVVDHGGFAPTARALGIPKSNLSRRIALLEERLGVRLIIRNTRHFSVTELGQTYYVHCRAMLKQAEAAEAAIAMTRAEPGGVLRVTCPTTLLEECVGGIITRFMAMHPRVEVHLEASDRQVDVVAEGVDLALRVRPPPLQDSELVSRVLSQRPQCLVTSPALLNRLGEPREPEELSRFPSAHHGSPQQVYSWTLFHQDGSEFTLQHRPQLITKGLPMLRCAAIDSVGVAQMPMSLVHDFIERGQLAVVLPDWAPRTEMIYAVFASRQGMLPSLRMLIDFMAEQFELLDDPLRGMRTKA from the coding sequence GTGCTAGACCTCAATGACCTGCAGTATTTCGTGATGGTGGTGGACCACGGTGGCTTTGCGCCGACGGCGCGGGCGCTGGGCATTCCCAAGTCCAACCTGAGCCGACGCATTGCCTTGCTTGAAGAGCGTCTGGGCGTGCGACTGATCATCCGCAACACCCGGCATTTCTCGGTGACGGAGCTGGGCCAGACCTACTACGTCCATTGCCGCGCGATGCTGAAACAGGCCGAGGCCGCCGAAGCCGCGATTGCCATGACCCGCGCCGAACCGGGCGGCGTGTTGCGCGTGACCTGCCCGACGACGCTGCTGGAAGAATGCGTCGGCGGGATCATCACGCGCTTCATGGCCATGCACCCGCGTGTCGAAGTGCATCTGGAGGCCAGCGACCGGCAGGTCGACGTGGTGGCCGAAGGCGTCGATCTGGCGTTGCGGGTGCGGCCGCCACCCTTGCAGGATTCCGAGCTGGTCAGCCGGGTGCTGTCGCAGCGGCCGCAATGCCTGGTCACCAGCCCTGCGCTCTTGAACCGGCTGGGCGAACCCCGCGAGCCGGAAGAATTGTCGCGATTCCCCAGCGCCCACCACGGCAGCCCGCAGCAGGTTTACAGCTGGACGCTGTTCCATCAGGACGGTTCCGAGTTCACCCTGCAACATCGCCCGCAATTGATCACCAAAGGCCTGCCGATGCTGCGCTGCGCGGCCATCGACAGCGTGGGTGTCGCGCAAATGCCGATGTCGCTGGTGCATGACTTCATCGAGCGCGGTCAACTGGCGGTGGTGCTGCCCGACTGGGCGCCGCGCACGGAGATGATCTACGCGGTGTTCGCCAGCCGTCAGGGCATGCTGCCGTCGCTTCGGATGCTGATCGACTTCATGGCCGAGCAGTTCGAGTTGCTGGACGATCCGCTGCGAGGAATGCGCACAAAGGCCTGA